The following are encoded together in the Chaetodon auriga isolate fChaAug3 chromosome 6, fChaAug3.hap1, whole genome shotgun sequence genome:
- the LOC143321824 gene encoding zinc finger MYM-type protein 1 yields MIASANVSEIEERREYLKRVIAVTSLLGRQGLPFRGHDESKDSTNRGNFLECMELLKEFDPFLQKYNPPSNAQYTSAASQNEMIDCCAQEVTSVIVSEMTQSRFYAIMADEARDEKSEQLAVCVRYVSEGAVREHLLALAEIKSFDAQSIANELQQQIQKNNLEELKCVAQTYDGAAVMSGSTGGVQAHFRRLHPEAIYVHCYAHELNLVLCNTCKGVPEAVELFSLLEGVYSFFSTSLVNHHKFMETQAKLGLTRVELVQLSHTRWACQLRSVNAVLETLSAILECLSAIRSPIAVGLRAKLYKFSAVYALLMFQSLLAVTEGLHKLLQKETVDLAEALIYKQAVCDTLKGKRTDTFATELYEKTKALCHTQSIPEPGTKARHKQRKMEDFVVETAAGSRTELNSTDTFKRDLLFPCVDRMVAELEQRFCSVDAGLLKGIQACCPKSVNFFSEADLKELAKHYKIDLKTEEILVARNFFARKTEAGCGPGDMLSLHNLLDSEMFPTLKATVQVALTVPVSSCSCERSFSALRRLHTWLRQTMAQKRLHSLAVMSVEKDMLQQLSHNRVIDRFASLKNRRHTLMLPPSK; encoded by the coding sequence ATGATAGCATCTGCAAATGTGAGTGAGATAGAAGAAAGACGAGAGTATCTCAAAAGAGTTATTGCAGTCACTTCTTTGTTAGGGAGACAGGGACTCCCTTTTCGTGGCCATGATGAAAGTAaagacagcacaaacagaggGAATTTTCTTGAGTGCATGGAGCTTTTGAAGGAATTTGACCCCTTTCTTCAAAAATATAACCCCCCATCAAATGCTCAGTATACCTCAGCAGCATCCCAGAATGAAATGATAGACTGTTGTGCCCAGGAAGTTACAAGTGTCATTGTGTCTGAAATGACACAGTCCAGATTCTACGCCATCATGGCAGATGAGGCAAGGGATGAAAAATCCGAGCAGTTGGCTGTTTGTGTCAGGTATGTGTCAGAGGGGGCAGTGAGGGAACATTTACTTGCATTGGcagaaataaaatcatttgATGCCCAGTCAATTGCTAATGAGCTACAGCAGCAGATTCAAAAAAACAATCTTGAAGAGCTCAAGTGTGTAGCCCAAACATATGATGGTGCAGCTGTTATGAGTGGGTCCACTGGAGGTGTACAAGCACATTTTAGAAGGCTCCATCCTGAGGCTATCTATGTGCATTGTTATGCACATGAACTGAACTTGGTGTTGTGCAATACATGCAAGGGCGTCCCAGAGGCTGTGGAGCTTTTCAGCTTATTGGAGGGTGTGTATTCCTTCTTCAGCACCTCTCTTGTGAATCATCACAAGTTCATGGAGACTCAGGCAAAACTTGGATTAACAAGAGTTGAGCTTGTCCAACTTTCACACACTCGATGGGCCTGTCAGTTAAGATCCGTCAATGCAGTTCTGGAGACATTGTCAGCTATTTTGGAGTGCCTTTCTGCCATTAGATCCCCCATAGCTGTTGGTCTCAGAGCAAAACTCTACAAGTTTTCAGCAGTCTATGCATTACTGATGTTTCAGTCACTTCTGGCTGTTACTGAAGGACTACACAAGCTCCTTCAGAAAGAGACTGTAGACCTGGCTGAAGCTTTGATCTACAAACAAGCAGTATGTGACACACTTAAGGGCAAACGCACAGATACATTTGCCACAGAGCTGTACGAGAAAACCAAAGCCCTGTGCCACACCCAATCAATCCCCGAACCAGGTACCAAGGCAAGGCATAAGCAGAGGAAAATGGAGGATTTTGTGGTGGAGACAGCTGCGGGTTCACGCACTGAAttaaacagcacagacacatttaaaagAGACCTACTTTTCCCCTGTGTGGACAGAATGGTTGCAGAGCTTGAGCAGCGGTTTTGCAGTGTAGATGCAGGGCTTCTAAAAGGCATTCAGGCATGCTGTCCTAAATCAGTGAACTTCTTTAGTGAAGCAGACTTGAAGGAACTTGCAAAACACTACAAAATTGACCTGAAAACAGAGGAGATTCTGGTGGCCAGAAACTTTTTTGCCAGAAAAACAGAGGCTGGATGTGGACCTGGAGATATGCTGTCTTTGCACAACCTCCTAGATTCAGAGATGTTTCCAACTCTGAAGGCAACAGTTCAAGTTGCCCTCACAGtgcctgtcagcagctgctcatgtGAGAGGTCATTTAGTGCACTGCGTCGGCTGCACACCTGGCTGCGTCAAACAATGGCTCAGAAAAGGCTTCACAGTCTTGCAGTAATGTCAGTTGAGAAAGACATGCTGCAGCAACTGAGTCACAACAGAGTGATTGACAGATTTGCCTCACTGAAAAACAGACGGCACACTTTGATGCTGCCACCCAGCAAGTAG